The DNA window AGTCGGCGAGACGGATATGTTGATCGGCACATTCGGGAACGATTCCTTTATATTAGGCTTTGGCAGAACGGCGGCGAATCCAGTTGCCCAACGGTTATACGTGGGTGGCGGTAATAGCGACTACGCTTACATCAAGTACTTTGAACGCGGGAAAGATTCTATCCAGTTAACCGGAACCGTCAACGACTACATTCTGACTGCGGGTTCGTTTGCGGCGATCGGTAACAGGGCTTCTGGTGTGAGCATATCTACCAATACAGGAGATTTGGTCGCTTTAGTCGAAGGCGTGCAATCTCTACAGCTAGCCGACCAAGATACCAATCAGGGAATCTTTTTCTTAGGTTAGGGACTAGGGGCTAGGGGTTAGGGGTTAGGGCGTCGGGAAGAGGGAGAGGGAGAGGGAGAGGGAGAAGGGAAAAGGGAAGAGGGAGAGGGAAGAGGGAGAGGGAAAAGAGAAAGAATAAAGGAAAATATTTATTCTTCCACTCCCCCGCTCCCCCGCTCCCCCACTCCCTCTGCTAACTTCTGGGCTGAATGCGGATCGGTACGGCGGGAGCGGGAGCGGACTGCTGAGCTGGAGCTGGTGCTGGGGCAGGTGCTGGGGCTGGGGCTGCTTGTACCGCAGGTGGAGTTGATGGCTGAATTCGTGTGGGCTGAATTCGCGTGGGTGCGCTCGTTGGTGGATTTGACTGCTGGATTCGGTACGGCTGCACCGTAGATCCACCAGATGAAGACGGCTGGATTCGGGTGGGCTGGATTCGGACTGGTGGATTCGGGGGTGGAGTTGGAGCTGTTGGTGTGAGGCTTGGGTAGGAGGGTGGGACTGGGGCGATCGCACCGGAAGGTGGTGGCGGCTGAATGCGGATCGGTTGGCTTCTGCGGTTGCGAGCTTCTTCGCTCTGCTCTATCTCGCGGCGAACTTCCTCTAAGGAGCGTCCGGAAGATAAGCGATCGGTCCAAGTTCGCAGTCCTCTCGAATCGGCTTCCCGTCCCAAAACTTCTCGATAAATCCGCTGGATGGCTGTTTGTGCTTCCGAGCTGCGAGCAATTTCCCTGCGGACATCCCGCACCGATCGCCCGCGTTCGAGAGCGTCAGTCCAGGTTCGCAAACCCCTGGAATCTGGTTCGCGACCGAGAACTTCTCGATAAATTTCCCTAACTTCGTCTTCTCTGTAGCGATAATTGCGATTGTTGTCGTAGCGATCGCGATCGTTGTAATAAGGATCTCGGCTGTAGCGATCGCGATCGTTGTAATAAGGATCTCGACTGTAGCGATCGCGCCGCGAGGAATCATACCCGTAAACACCTCTGAGGTTGGCACCATCCAGATAAACATTTCCCAGATAAGCACCATTGAGGTAAGCATTCTCCAGGTTAGCATTCCTGAAGTTGGCATAGTCCAGATTGGCATTTCTGAGGTTAGCCCCTCTCAATCTGGCTCTGTTGAAATCGGCTTCCCTGAGATCCGCACGCTGGAGGTCAGCTTCTTGCAAGTCAGCTCCCCTCAAATTGGCACCTCGGAGGTCGGCATTTTCCAAGTCGGCATTTTCCAGGTCAGCATTTTCTAAGTCGGCATTCCTGAGATTGGCACCTCTGAGGTCACACCTCCTACATTCATTACTGTCCAGCAGCCTTCTGAGGTCATTGCGATCTGCCGCACGCAAAGGAGCGGCTATGCCAAAACTAACGATTAAAGCGGTAGTTAAAAGAATGGTTAGTTTCATTTTACTCACCTAAAGGTATAGGTAAATTTTGCTATCCTACAATTTAATCCAGTTTATGAATGACCCGCGCTTGCGAGCGGTTCAACTTAATATCGGTTCTACATTTGCCAACGGAAAGTCATTTAGTTGGCTCGTGGGTTGGCAGTATTTTTAAGCTACTGCACGAGCGCGTATTTCCTCTTTTATTTATTTTGTCTCTTATTACAGACTGCTAACCTCCTCCCTGTGGTTCCTCCAAAGGAGTGAAAATTGTTAATTGTTAAGAGGGGCGGCGGGGCAATGGGGCATCATACCAAATCCGCTTCGATTACCCCTGTTATTCCAAGTAGGAGCGGGAGAGCGGGGGAGTGGGGGATTTGGAGAAGAATATTGAGCCTGAAAAAGGGTGGTAAATGCAGTTGCCAAAAATCTAGCTAATCCTGCTCAATCTTCTTCATTATTATAGCTAAATGCCAATAGTGAGAAATTTTTGGCGAGAGTGGTTTTCACAAAGCCCTTCCTTGGGTATAATCAAAACATGAAGCTAGTGGAACGTCATATCATCACAAAAAACCATCCTCTGTGGTCAGAAATTGACCAGAAGGCTTTTTTGTCGAAAAATTTGTTTAACCTAGCTAATTATCATTATCGTCAACACTTCTTTGCACACCACCAGAAATTAAACTTTAACCAACTTTACCACCTCCGGGACGATGTACCTAAATATGGGGCAAAAAAACCAGTGTTTCAGGGACATAGAATAGCGAGAGGATTGTATAAAACAGCAAAGGGTAGGTTATTAAATGCCGATGTGAATGGTTCATTTAATATCACTCGAAAAGTAATTCCTGATGTCTTAGACCAAGGAATAAAGGGTTTGCCGTTTAACCCTGTGATGCTTGACCCACGTGCGTTTGACTGGATCGGGCAGCCTTTGAGTAGGTTTGCGTAGCTTTAGTTGAGCGGTTGCACACCTGGATTTGGTATCAGGAATGAATCTGGGGAAAACGCTTATTCTACAAGCATTCTCCATTCTCCCATAGCCAAAAAAACGGGCTGGGAAATTTGAGTGCTTGACCTCGATCGACACGGGTTTTGTCCCTGCAATTTAATACCATTATTTTATTTTTACTGCTTTTCTTAAGATTATTTTAATTTTATTTCTTAAAAAGAAAGTAATTGGGGAGCGCTAT is part of the Aerosakkonema funiforme FACHB-1375 genome and encodes:
- a CDS encoding pentapeptide repeat-containing protein — its product is MKLTILLTTALIVSFGIAAPLRAADRNDLRRLLDSNECRRCDLRGANLRNADLENADLENADLENADLRGANLRGADLQEADLQRADLREADFNRARLRGANLRNANLDYANFRNANLENAYLNGAYLGNVYLDGANLRGVYGYDSSRRDRYSRDPYYNDRDRYSRDPYYNDRDRYDNNRNYRYREDEVREIYREVLGREPDSRGLRTWTDALERGRSVRDVRREIARSSEAQTAIQRIYREVLGREADSRGLRTWTDRLSSGRSLEEVRREIEQSEEARNRRSQPIRIQPPPPSGAIAPVPPSYPSLTPTAPTPPPNPPVRIQPTRIQPSSSGGSTVQPYRIQQSNPPTSAPTRIQPTRIQPSTPPAVQAAPAPAPAPAPAPAQQSAPAPAVPIRIQPRS